A single region of the Solwaraspora sp. WMMD406 genome encodes:
- a CDS encoding MOSC domain-containing protein: protein MDHASARTTAPRHLSMVELTTGLTEVARSPRGVGTLDLVVRRPSVDERELLAEGELDVTEGLVGDDWARRGSSKTSDGSAHPHRQLAVMNSRFVRLVAGDDPQDWGLAGDQLFVDLDLHPDALPAGIRLAVGDEAVIEVTAEPHNGCVKFADRYGRDAHKLVWSEPGRQARLRGLYARVVVAGVIRPGDRIHVLGPADATDRATS from the coding sequence ATGGACCACGCCTCGGCGCGCACCACGGCACCCCGTCATCTGTCCATGGTCGAACTCACCACCGGGCTCACCGAGGTGGCCCGTTCCCCACGCGGCGTCGGCACATTGGACCTCGTGGTCCGTAGACCTTCCGTCGACGAGCGGGAACTGCTCGCCGAAGGCGAGCTCGACGTCACCGAAGGGCTGGTCGGCGATGACTGGGCGCGGCGCGGGAGCTCGAAGACCAGTGACGGGTCGGCTCATCCTCACCGGCAGCTCGCCGTGATGAACTCCCGGTTCGTCCGGCTGGTCGCCGGCGACGACCCGCAGGACTGGGGGTTGGCGGGCGACCAGCTCTTCGTCGACCTCGACCTGCATCCCGACGCGCTGCCCGCCGGCATCCGGCTCGCGGTGGGCGACGAGGCGGTCATCGAGGTGACGGCCGAGCCGCACAACGGTTGCGTGAAGTTCGCCGACCGCTACGGCCGCGACGCCCACAAGCTGGTGTGGAGCGAGCCGGGCCGGCAGGCCCGGCTGCGTGGCCTCTACGCGCGGGTGGTGGTCGCGGGCGTGATCCGGCCGGGCGACCGGATTCACGTACTCGGCCCGGCCGACGCCACCGACCGGGCCACGTCCTGA
- a CDS encoding helix-turn-helix domain-containing protein encodes MSTESTAKTELPIGRRVAQWRVRRRMTQQVLADRLGKSKSWMDKVERGVRTLDKYSTVQQIAQVLRVDPTELLGGEGGPPTPTAAGAAAEIDGLRAALASYDVFRLDTPARPPPTLDELWQRVAHAWSTYRHAHYPQLLRMLPGLLDTAQRRHATEPATAAEPLTQTYRITASALVKLGEADLAWLAADRAVTVASSAAAGDPLLAASAAVPLGQILRALQRHRLAMATSVAAAHRIAPQAGDHSRPQRQSVYGTLLLQAALAAAAIGDTAGTGELIRQAAQVADRVGDGHDHDHEQTAFGPVVVELARVVTAVDLGQPDQAVRRHDTIVTGPHWSQLPAEHRAAYLIDAARAYLHVGDIVAAGRTLVDADRVAPAEVRLRPAARTVVTEVARHGPESAGVARLATAIGLTW; translated from the coding sequence GTGAGTACGGAGAGCACCGCCAAGACCGAGCTGCCGATCGGGCGGCGGGTGGCGCAGTGGCGGGTCCGGCGGCGGATGACCCAGCAGGTCCTCGCCGACCGGCTCGGCAAGTCGAAAAGCTGGATGGACAAGGTCGAGCGAGGAGTCCGAACGCTGGACAAGTACTCCACCGTCCAGCAGATCGCCCAGGTGCTGCGGGTCGACCCGACCGAACTGCTCGGCGGCGAGGGCGGTCCGCCGACACCCACCGCCGCCGGGGCGGCGGCCGAGATCGACGGGTTACGGGCTGCGCTCGCCAGCTACGACGTGTTCCGCCTCGACACACCAGCACGGCCGCCCCCGACACTCGACGAGCTGTGGCAGCGGGTCGCACATGCCTGGTCGACCTACCGGCACGCCCACTATCCGCAGCTGCTGCGGATGCTGCCCGGACTGCTCGACACCGCCCAACGCCGACACGCCACCGAACCTGCCACTGCCGCAGAACCGTTGACGCAGACCTACCGGATCACCGCGTCGGCGCTGGTCAAGCTCGGCGAAGCCGACCTGGCCTGGCTGGCCGCAGACCGCGCCGTCACCGTGGCGAGCAGCGCGGCGGCCGGCGACCCGCTGCTGGCCGCCAGCGCCGCCGTACCGCTCGGGCAGATCCTGCGGGCACTGCAGCGCCACCGGCTGGCGATGGCGACCAGCGTCGCCGCCGCCCACCGGATCGCACCGCAGGCCGGCGACCACAGCCGACCGCAGCGGCAGTCGGTCTACGGCACGCTGCTGCTGCAGGCCGCGTTGGCCGCCGCCGCGATCGGCGACACCGCCGGCACCGGCGAGCTGATCCGGCAGGCCGCCCAGGTCGCCGACCGCGTCGGCGACGGCCACGACCACGACCACGAGCAGACCGCCTTCGGGCCTGTCGTGGTCGAGCTGGCCCGGGTGGTGACGGCCGTCGACCTCGGCCAACCCGACCAGGCGGTACGCCGACACGACACCATCGTCACCGGTCCCCACTGGTCGCAGCTGCCCGCCGAACACCGCGCCGCCTACCTCATCGACGCCGCCCGCGCCTACCTGCACGTCGGCGACATCGTCGCGGCCGGCCGGACCCTCGTCGACGCCGACCGCGTCGCGCCCGCCGAAGTCCGCCTGCGACCTGCCGCCCGTACCGTCGTCACCGAGGTCGCCCGGCACGGACCGGAATCGGCCGGCGTGGCCCGACTGGCGACGGCGATCGGCCTTACCTGGTGA
- a CDS encoding helix-turn-helix transcriptional regulator encodes MDPMPGLTFGQRLKVYRERSGKTRAVLGGLVGRSAEWVKAVETDRILPPRIHMLDRIARVLKVDVPALVGELGNHSTVVNGPEHPALAAVRDAVNRPILAGDVAPQPLSEIRERLTAGWRARHQAPDHRTVLGALLPDLLRDAQRAALAYQGDERRQAQALLAEALGLTQIFLAYQPAAELVWRVADRAMTAAQESGDPEALARAGWFLCHVHRDTGDWDTAMALVLDLVSALEPQLTDADANLLALWGALNFEAAYTAARAGEEGHAWRYWDRADSVAQRLPKGYYQPQTSFSQIVMGAHAVTLAVELRKSGEAVRQSRRIDPGEIPSRPRRARHLIEVARGHHGKGSAEAAVATLRQAYESAPETIRFNGYARQITLDLLDGPRSMRDEVRALALTVGLIA; translated from the coding sequence ATGGACCCCATGCCGGGACTGACCTTCGGTCAGCGTCTCAAGGTCTACCGCGAGCGATCCGGCAAGACGCGTGCGGTGCTCGGCGGATTGGTCGGCCGCAGCGCTGAGTGGGTCAAGGCGGTGGAAACCGATCGAATTCTGCCGCCGCGCATTCATATGCTGGACCGCATCGCCCGTGTCCTCAAGGTGGATGTGCCAGCGCTCGTCGGAGAACTGGGCAATCATTCGACGGTCGTGAACGGTCCCGAGCATCCGGCGCTGGCGGCGGTTCGTGATGCTGTCAACCGGCCTATCCTGGCCGGCGATGTGGCACCGCAGCCGTTGAGCGAGATCCGAGAACGCCTCACCGCAGGATGGCGGGCACGTCATCAGGCACCTGACCACCGTACGGTGCTCGGTGCTCTGCTGCCGGACCTGTTGCGAGACGCGCAGCGAGCCGCGCTCGCCTATCAGGGCGACGAGCGCAGGCAGGCTCAGGCGCTGCTGGCTGAGGCACTCGGGCTGACGCAGATCTTCCTGGCATACCAACCGGCTGCCGAACTTGTATGGCGGGTCGCCGACCGTGCGATGACCGCTGCTCAGGAGTCAGGCGATCCCGAGGCGTTGGCTCGCGCTGGTTGGTTCCTGTGTCACGTGCACCGCGACACCGGGGATTGGGATACCGCGATGGCGTTGGTGCTCGATCTCGTCTCGGCACTGGAACCGCAGCTGACCGACGCTGACGCGAACCTTCTCGCGCTTTGGGGTGCGTTGAACTTCGAGGCCGCCTACACCGCAGCCCGTGCAGGCGAGGAGGGCCATGCCTGGCGCTACTGGGACCGCGCCGACAGCGTCGCCCAACGACTGCCGAAAGGCTATTACCAGCCGCAAACGTCGTTTTCCCAGATCGTCATGGGTGCGCACGCGGTGACACTCGCCGTGGAGTTGCGAAAGTCCGGCGAAGCCGTGCGGCAGTCGCGGCGAATCGATCCCGGGGAGATCCCTTCCCGGCCACGCCGTGCCCGCCACCTCATCGAGGTCGCTCGTGGCCACCATGGCAAAGGCAGCGCCGAGGCAGCTGTCGCCACCCTGCGCCAAGCGTACGAGTCGGCACCAGAGACGATTCGTTTCAACGGGTACGCCCGCCAGATCACCCTCGACCTGCTCGACGGTCCGCGATCCATGCGGGACGAGGTTCGCGCACTCGCGTTGACGGTCGGCCTGATCGCATAG
- a CDS encoding helix-turn-helix transcriptional regulator codes for MSRVVDPRWPSTLRTFRRQAGLSLRDLATRAHYAKSYLHDLETGRKSPTPEVAGQLDDVLATGGVLTSMLTDDGENDAAELARRVTASDVSTTTITGLEVAVDQLAVAYPVTTPHVLLPLVCRHLTYVTTLVGSGSRMTLDQHRRILVAGGWMSLLTATVLIDLRRRVAAAAHLRTADEMAAQAEHGEIRAWCLETRAWDALVTGDPTAALQLAQGAQTIAPAGSSILLQATAQTGRALALLGDRRATSRRLAQLERMVSPLGQPDQPEHHYRYDPQKARAYIATTLTWAGDPAATVEASDVLAGLLAEGSRPRRIASARLDLGQALLPVDPYEATTQVAAAIKSGRVADSNWWRVDRVRQGLAQAGISTAELDELCEAHQPSS; via the coding sequence ATGTCCCGAGTCGTCGATCCGCGCTGGCCGTCGACCCTGCGCACGTTTCGTCGGCAAGCCGGGCTGTCGCTGCGAGACCTCGCGACCAGAGCGCACTACGCCAAGTCGTACTTGCACGACCTTGAAACCGGTCGCAAGTCGCCCACGCCTGAAGTCGCCGGCCAGCTCGATGACGTGCTCGCCACCGGTGGTGTCCTCACATCCATGCTCACCGACGACGGCGAAAACGACGCTGCGGAGCTTGCCCGCCGCGTGACCGCCAGCGATGTCAGCACCACCACCATCACAGGTCTGGAGGTGGCTGTTGATCAGCTCGCCGTCGCCTACCCCGTCACTACCCCTCATGTTCTGCTGCCGCTCGTCTGTCGACACCTGACCTATGTGACCACCCTCGTCGGATCCGGCAGCAGGATGACCCTCGATCAGCACCGCCGGATTCTCGTGGCTGGCGGCTGGATGTCGTTGCTCACTGCCACTGTGCTGATCGACCTGCGCCGCCGTGTCGCTGCCGCCGCGCATCTGCGTACCGCTGACGAGATGGCCGCACAGGCGGAGCACGGCGAAATCCGAGCCTGGTGTCTCGAAACGAGAGCATGGGATGCGCTCGTCACTGGCGACCCCACCGCAGCGCTCCAACTGGCTCAAGGTGCCCAGACCATTGCCCCAGCCGGCAGTAGCATCCTGCTGCAAGCGACCGCGCAGACCGGCCGGGCGTTGGCGCTGCTCGGCGACCGGCGTGCGACCAGCAGAAGACTGGCCCAGCTTGAGCGAATGGTGTCCCCGCTCGGTCAACCAGACCAGCCGGAGCACCACTACCGCTATGATCCGCAGAAAGCCCGGGCTTACATCGCCACCACCCTCACCTGGGCGGGCGACCCGGCAGCCACCGTCGAGGCCAGCGACGTTCTTGCTGGCCTGTTGGCCGAGGGAAGTAGGCCGCGACGAATCGCTTCGGCTCGGCTGGATCTCGGCCAAGCCTTGCTCCCGGTGGATCCGTACGAGGCCACAACGCAGGTCGCAGCTGCGATCAAATCGGGGCGAGTTGCCGACTCGAACTGGTGGCGCGTCGACCGGGTGCGGCAAGGACTGGCGCAGGCCGGAATCTCGACGGCTGAATTGGATGAGCTGTGCGAGGCACATCAGCCGTCGTCGTGA
- a CDS encoding ATP-binding cassette domain-containing protein — MSVVLDELAQGYATSTVIENLSVTLRPGITALLGPNGAGKTTLLRTLATIMPPRNGRIRIDDVEIDGERSARKVRDRIGYLPQDFGFDPRMRVADFVTYAAWMRGVPSSQWRRFVDETLEMVDLTDRRRSRMRSLSGGMRQRAGIAWAVVGRPRVVLLDEPTVGLDPRQRLQFRKIIAGLDDTIVVLSTHLIDDVAAVCDRVIVLHGGTARFDGPVDELAALGHDGLPGHSPLERAYMRLLPEGEQLL, encoded by the coding sequence ATGAGTGTCGTGCTGGATGAGCTGGCCCAGGGATACGCGACGTCGACCGTCATCGAAAACCTCAGCGTCACCCTGCGGCCCGGGATCACGGCGTTGTTGGGCCCTAACGGGGCGGGTAAGACCACCCTGCTGCGTACCCTGGCGACCATCATGCCGCCCCGCAACGGCCGGATCCGCATCGACGACGTCGAAATCGACGGCGAGCGGTCGGCCCGTAAGGTCCGGGACCGGATCGGCTATCTGCCGCAGGACTTCGGATTCGACCCAAGGATGCGGGTCGCCGATTTCGTGACGTACGCGGCCTGGATGCGCGGGGTGCCGTCGAGCCAGTGGCGGCGATTCGTCGACGAGACCTTGGAGATGGTCGACCTGACGGATCGGCGGCGATCGCGGATGCGCAGCCTTTCCGGCGGCATGCGCCAGCGCGCCGGCATCGCCTGGGCGGTCGTCGGCCGCCCTCGGGTGGTGCTGCTCGACGAGCCCACCGTCGGCCTGGACCCGCGCCAGCGCTTGCAATTTCGCAAGATCATCGCCGGGCTCGACGACACGATCGTGGTGCTCAGCACCCACCTCATCGACGACGTCGCGGCGGTCTGCGACCGGGTGATCGTGCTGCACGGTGGCACGGCCCGGTTCGACGGCCCGGTGGACGAGCTGGCGGCACTGGGCCACGATGGACTCCCGGGTCATTCGCCGCTGGAACGGGCGTACATGCGTCTGCTGCCCGAAGGGGAGCAGTTACTGTGA
- a CDS encoding SRPBCC family protein: protein MGEAVRAERITTTMAVMARTDTASRLISAPVERVYAALVDPEALSAWLPPEGMIGRIERFDLRPGGSYRMVLTYADASSASGKATEDSDVVEARFVEIVDDVRVVQAVDFVSDDPAFAGTMTMTWEVTMAEGGTRVMIQADDVPAGISAEDHAAGLGSSLANLASYVER from the coding sequence ATGGGCGAGGCCGTCCGCGCGGAACGGATCACTACTACGATGGCCGTCATGGCCCGTACGGACACCGCTTCCCGCCTGATCTCCGCTCCGGTCGAGCGCGTCTACGCCGCGCTCGTCGACCCGGAGGCCCTTTCCGCGTGGCTGCCGCCGGAAGGGATGATCGGCCGGATCGAACGATTCGACCTGCGGCCTGGCGGCTCCTACCGGATGGTCCTGACATACGCGGATGCCTCGTCCGCCTCGGGCAAGGCGACCGAGGATTCCGATGTCGTCGAGGCGCGTTTCGTCGAGATCGTCGATGACGTACGGGTCGTGCAGGCGGTCGATTTCGTCTCCGACGACCCGGCGTTCGCGGGCACGATGACCATGACCTGGGAAGTGACCATGGCCGAGGGCGGGACCAGAGTCATGATCCAAGCCGACGACGTGCCCGCCGGTATCAGCGCGGAAGATCACGCAGCCGGCCTCGGTTCGTCATTGGCCAATCTCGCCTCGTACGTCGAACGCTAG
- a CDS encoding VOC family protein has product MASRLNPYLTFDGNAREAMEFYHSVFGGELRISTFGEYGSAEPAIADKVMHAMLTTDQGYTLMASDTAPGMAYHPGDTVVCSLSGDPGEGLEEAWEKLSAGGTVTMPFEKQMWGDLYGSCVDTFGISWMVNVAQPQ; this is encoded by the coding sequence ATGGCGTCCCGACTCAACCCTTACCTGACCTTCGACGGCAACGCCCGCGAGGCCATGGAGTTCTACCACTCGGTGTTCGGCGGCGAGCTGCGGATCAGCACGTTCGGCGAGTACGGCTCGGCCGAGCCCGCCATCGCCGACAAGGTGATGCACGCGATGCTCACCACCGACCAGGGCTACACGCTGATGGCCTCCGACACCGCGCCCGGGATGGCGTACCACCCGGGCGACACCGTCGTGTGCAGCCTCAGCGGCGACCCCGGCGAGGGGCTGGAGGAGGCCTGGGAGAAGCTGTCCGCCGGGGGCACCGTCACCATGCCGTTCGAAAAGCAGATGTGGGGCGATCTCTACGGCAGCTGCGTCGACACGTTCGGCATCAGCTGGATGGTCAACGTCGCCCAGCCACAGTGA
- a CDS encoding MFS transporter — protein sequence MVADTFLMGLGFYALVPLLAYHLLNDLGLSIALTGLLAGVRSASQQGMMLWSGMLADRFGHRRAICLGVLLRAAGFTAFGVVDSVPGLAVASVLAGLGGSLFHPASYALYAELTPAPHRTRAYAVREMASNVAFVLGPALGGLLAAVNFPVLCFVAAGLFLVAGAITWIGLRPDGPTTGTADRTSSLNRLRTVARDRDFRRFVLVSAGAWALFSQLYLAVPVRVGQVLPGTTSLGLVYTVAAVVMVAATVPLTRLAERYLTTGRTLAIATVMLASGLWLLGVLPGPAGVVTGVVVFTLGQVLLLPTVNGTVSRLAPPGAVASYFGANGLVLALGGLVGNLGGGWLLDLDGGVARWLPWTAFAAWGLAAAIAYVVVLRPTGAFGRSG from the coding sequence ATGGTCGCCGACACCTTCCTCATGGGGCTCGGCTTCTACGCCCTCGTTCCGCTGCTCGCCTACCACCTGTTGAACGATCTGGGCCTCAGCATCGCGCTCACCGGCCTGCTCGCCGGCGTACGGTCAGCCAGCCAGCAGGGCATGATGCTGTGGTCGGGCATGCTCGCCGACCGGTTCGGCCACCGACGAGCAATCTGCCTGGGTGTGCTGCTGCGCGCCGCCGGGTTCACCGCGTTCGGTGTCGTGGACTCCGTGCCGGGACTCGCGGTCGCCTCGGTCCTGGCCGGCCTGGGCGGCTCCCTGTTCCACCCGGCCAGCTACGCCCTGTACGCCGAACTGACACCGGCACCTCACCGTACCCGCGCCTACGCCGTGCGGGAGATGGCCAGCAACGTCGCTTTCGTTCTCGGCCCCGCGCTCGGCGGCCTCCTCGCGGCCGTCAACTTCCCGGTGTTGTGCTTCGTCGCGGCCGGATTGTTCCTGGTCGCGGGCGCGATCACCTGGATCGGTCTGCGCCCGGACGGTCCCACGACCGGGACGGCTGATCGGACCTCGTCGCTGAACCGGTTGCGCACCGTCGCCCGGGACCGCGACTTCCGGCGCTTCGTGCTGGTCAGCGCGGGCGCCTGGGCCCTGTTCAGCCAGCTCTACCTGGCCGTACCGGTCCGGGTCGGGCAGGTGCTGCCGGGTACGACATCGCTGGGTCTGGTCTACACCGTCGCGGCAGTCGTCATGGTCGCGGCGACCGTGCCACTGACCCGGCTCGCCGAGCGGTACCTGACCACCGGCCGGACGCTCGCCATCGCCACCGTGATGCTCGCGTCCGGGCTGTGGCTGCTGGGTGTGCTGCCGGGTCCGGCCGGCGTGGTCACCGGCGTCGTCGTGTTCACCCTGGGACAGGTGCTGCTGTTGCCGACTGTCAACGGCACCGTCTCGCGGCTCGCCCCGCCTGGCGCGGTCGCTTCGTACTTCGGCGCGAACGGTCTGGTGCTGGCGCTCGGTGGACTCGTCGGCAACCTTGGCGGTGGGTGGCTGCTCGATCTCGACGGCGGCGTCGCGCGATGGCTGCCCTGGACGGCTTTCGCCGCGTGGGGTCTGGCCGCCGCAATCGCGTACGTGGTCGTGCTACGCCCGACCGGGGCCTTCGGCAGGAGCGGCTAG
- a CDS encoding sugar kinase yields the protein MILTVRPAAECRFDLVSLGEVMLRLDPGEGRVRTARTFAVSEGGGEYNVARGLRRGFGLRTAVVTALADNEVGRLVENLMLQGGVDTSLIRWVPDDGVGRAVRNGLNFTERGHGVRGAVGVSDRGRTAVSQLGPADVDWDHLFGVLGVRWLHTGGIYVGLSEAAADTAATAVAAARRHGTIVSYDLNYRSSLWRDVGGQDRARHVNQRIAGMVDVMIGNEDHFTTVLGSDAPDTDADLSYPGVDRAERSISRVVRAYPGISIMAATLRTVRTATVNDWGAIGWSADTGFVAARHRPGLRILDRVGGGDGFACGAFHGLLEHGDLRVSLESGTAHGALAMTTPGDTSMASLPEVEALAAGSNARVRR from the coding sequence ATGATCCTGACCGTCCGGCCCGCCGCCGAATGTCGCTTCGATCTCGTCTCCCTCGGCGAGGTGATGCTGCGCCTCGATCCCGGTGAGGGCCGGGTACGGACCGCCCGGACCTTCGCCGTCTCGGAGGGCGGTGGCGAGTACAACGTCGCTCGGGGACTTCGTCGGGGCTTCGGCCTGCGGACCGCCGTCGTCACGGCTCTGGCCGACAACGAGGTCGGCCGGCTCGTCGAGAACCTGATGCTCCAGGGTGGTGTGGACACCTCGCTGATCCGGTGGGTGCCCGACGACGGAGTCGGCCGGGCCGTCCGTAACGGGCTGAACTTCACCGAACGCGGCCATGGCGTGCGCGGCGCGGTCGGCGTCTCCGACCGTGGACGTACCGCTGTCAGCCAGCTCGGCCCCGCCGATGTCGACTGGGACCACCTGTTCGGCGTCCTCGGCGTCCGGTGGCTGCACACCGGTGGCATCTACGTCGGCCTGTCCGAGGCCGCCGCCGACACCGCCGCCACGGCGGTGGCCGCCGCCCGCCGGCACGGCACGATCGTCTCGTACGACCTCAACTACCGGTCGAGTCTCTGGCGCGACGTCGGCGGCCAGGACCGGGCACGACACGTCAATCAGCGGATCGCCGGGATGGTCGACGTGATGATCGGCAACGAGGACCACTTCACCACTGTCCTCGGCTCCGACGCCCCGGACACTGACGCGGATCTGTCGTACCCGGGCGTGGACCGTGCGGAGAGGTCGATCTCCCGGGTGGTCCGGGCCTACCCCGGCATTTCGATCATGGCAGCGACGCTGCGTACCGTACGGACCGCCACGGTCAACGACTGGGGAGCCATCGGATGGTCCGCCGACACCGGGTTCGTCGCCGCCCGGCACCGGCCGGGCCTGCGGATCCTGGACCGCGTCGGCGGAGGCGACGGTTTCGCCTGCGGCGCCTTCCACGGCCTGCTGGAGCACGGCGACCTGCGGGTGAGCCTCGAATCCGGCACGGCCCACGGTGCGCTGGCGATGACCACGCCGGGTGACACCTCGATGGCCAGTCTGCCGGAGGTCGAGGCACTGGCCGCCGGCTCCAACGCCCGGGTACGGCGCTGA
- a CDS encoding heparinase II/III family protein: MVPVTGAPAPPLRAPVLPVERGGWWHAYVCPAHGVELDHDGLLDGAFPAGGAHCRHGCRVDDPSVRGAWTVLAHQACARHIRALARSGRDADRHTAVDLLTVYARRYAALGTTHHDGAADWMLPGRLFHQALTEAIWAVTIGQAARALRAVGQPLPAEVPELLRALDTAARQARDGLVAAGRFDSNYTAWLVAAGAACSEDPEWMNGRHGMCDHALAAVRPDGWEWEGSTYYHGFVLRAYLLTLEALPDVAVPDEVSSRLTAMAGVLDTLTTPGGLLPALHDGPYDRPPARYELDELRELLPLIGAGASRPRPVTLYPETGYAVLSGSGLRAVVDFGPHGGAHGHLDKLALYLYGDDTPWQPDPGQVPYGHRGWRGHYASTAAHPTFAVDGLDQAECAGHLIGHDSRSVAVGCDTAYPGVSARRHLTLRDGELVDELTVETDRPRRITAQLRPDVDLTVRAGGDGTLETVWRGRQTLRGRHSVSAAAGLLYRPGPGPADDPQRIRSWVDWTATDATTVTFRSIYRMES, from the coding sequence ATGGTTCCGGTGACCGGCGCACCGGCACCGCCGCTGCGCGCGCCGGTACTCCCCGTCGAGCGCGGCGGCTGGTGGCACGCGTACGTCTGTCCGGCGCACGGCGTGGAACTCGACCACGACGGACTGCTCGACGGCGCCTTCCCGGCCGGTGGCGCACACTGCCGGCACGGCTGCCGGGTCGACGATCCGTCGGTACGCGGCGCGTGGACGGTCCTGGCCCATCAAGCGTGCGCCCGACACATCCGCGCACTCGCCCGGTCGGGCCGGGACGCCGACCGCCACACGGCCGTCGACCTACTCACCGTCTACGCCCGGCGGTACGCGGCGCTCGGCACGACCCACCACGACGGTGCCGCCGACTGGATGCTGCCCGGTCGGCTGTTCCACCAGGCGCTGACCGAGGCCATCTGGGCGGTGACCATCGGCCAGGCCGCCCGCGCCCTGCGGGCGGTCGGGCAGCCGCTGCCCGCCGAGGTGCCCGAACTGCTGCGCGCGCTGGACACGGCGGCCCGGCAGGCCCGCGACGGGTTGGTCGCCGCCGGCCGGTTCGACTCCAACTACACCGCCTGGCTGGTCGCCGCAGGAGCGGCCTGCTCCGAAGATCCCGAGTGGATGAACGGCCGGCACGGCATGTGCGACCATGCGCTCGCGGCGGTCCGCCCCGACGGCTGGGAGTGGGAGGGCTCCACCTACTACCACGGGTTCGTACTGCGGGCGTACCTGCTGACCCTGGAGGCGCTGCCCGACGTCGCGGTGCCGGACGAGGTGAGCTCCCGGCTCACCGCGATGGCCGGGGTGCTCGACACCCTGACCACCCCCGGCGGTCTGCTGCCCGCCCTGCACGACGGCCCGTACGACCGGCCGCCGGCCCGGTACGAACTGGACGAGCTCCGGGAACTGCTGCCGCTGATCGGCGCTGGTGCGAGTCGACCTCGACCGGTGACGCTCTATCCGGAGACCGGCTACGCGGTGCTGAGCGGGTCGGGGCTGCGTGCCGTCGTCGACTTCGGCCCGCACGGCGGTGCGCACGGGCATCTCGACAAGTTGGCGCTCTATCTGTACGGCGACGACACCCCCTGGCAGCCCGACCCGGGTCAGGTGCCGTACGGGCACCGGGGCTGGCGCGGCCACTACGCCTCGACCGCCGCCCACCCGACGTTCGCCGTCGACGGGCTGGACCAGGCGGAGTGCGCGGGCCACCTGATCGGACACGACAGCCGGTCGGTCGCCGTCGGATGCGACACCGCCTACCCCGGGGTGTCCGCCCGGCGACACCTGACCCTGCGCGACGGCGAGCTGGTCGACGAACTGACCGTGGAGACCGACCGGCCGCGCCGGATCACGGCCCAGTTGCGACCGGACGTCGACCTGACGGTCCGCGCCGGTGGCGACGGGACGCTGGAGACGGTCTGGCGCGGCCGGCAGACCCTGCGTGGCCGGCACAGCGTCTCGGCCGCCGCCGGCCTGCTCTACCGGCCCGGTCCCGGGCCGGCAGACGACCCGCAGCGGATCCGTTCCTGGGTCGACTGGACCGCCACCGACGCGACCACCGTGACCTTCCGTTCGATCTACCGGATGGAGAGCTGA
- a CDS encoding SDR family NAD(P)-dependent oxidoreductase, producing the protein MNIDLAGRRALVTGAGHGIGAAIAVALARAGADVAVHHGHSAAPAAEVAAAIEALGRKTVVRQADLTRTSEVAALVEDATGFLGGLEILVCNAGGMVGRSPVADMTDEHFDQVVDLNLGSTFRTVRAAIPHLRAAGTAGRVITMSSLAAQNGGGAGSAVYAAAKAAVRGLTKGLAKELAVTGTTVNAVAPGFIGGTAFHDTFTPAQTQEAIIAGVPLGRGGRPEDVAGAVVWLASDAASYITGATVDIDGGAWFR; encoded by the coding sequence ATGAATATCGATCTGGCTGGGCGTCGGGCCCTGGTCACGGGTGCCGGCCATGGCATCGGCGCCGCCATCGCCGTCGCGCTCGCCCGGGCCGGGGCGGACGTCGCCGTCCACCACGGACATTCCGCCGCTCCGGCCGCCGAAGTGGCCGCGGCCATCGAGGCGCTGGGTCGCAAAACCGTCGTACGGCAGGCCGACCTCACCCGGACGAGCGAGGTGGCCGCACTCGTCGAAGACGCCACGGGCTTCCTCGGCGGCCTGGAGATCCTGGTCTGCAACGCGGGTGGAATGGTCGGCCGTAGCCCGGTGGCGGACATGACCGACGAGCACTTCGACCAGGTCGTCGACCTCAACCTGGGCAGCACCTTCCGGACCGTGCGAGCCGCGATCCCACACCTTCGGGCCGCCGGTACGGCGGGGCGGGTGATCACCATGTCGTCGCTGGCCGCCCAGAACGGCGGGGGCGCTGGATCGGCGGTGTACGCGGCCGCGAAGGCCGCCGTGCGTGGCCTGACCAAAGGACTCGCCAAGGAGTTGGCGGTCACCGGCACGACGGTGAACGCGGTCGCCCCCGGATTCATCGGCGGCACCGCCTTCCACGACACGTTCACTCCGGCGCAGACCCAGGAGGCGATCATCGCGGGGGTGCCACTGGGCCGGGGCGGCCGTCCCGAGGACGTCGCCGGCGCGGTCGTGTGGCTCGCCTCCGACGCCGCCTCCTACATCACCGGAGCAACGGTCGACATCGACGGTGGCGCATGGTTCCGGTGA